A section of the Telopea speciosissima isolate NSW1024214 ecotype Mountain lineage chromosome 3, Tspe_v1, whole genome shotgun sequence genome encodes:
- the LOC122654260 gene encoding protein MODIFIED TRANSPORT TO THE VACUOLE 1-like, which yields MDSSRRGVESYWRSRMIDAATSDEEKVTPVYKLEEICELLRSSHFSIVKEVSEFILKRLDHKSPIVKQKALRLIKYAVGKSGVEFRREMQRHSVAVRQLFHYKGQSDPLKGDALNKAVRDTAHEAISAIFAEEESKPAQAEDLNKRIQGFGNTNFEMPSEDKKSFLSEVVGIGSASIKQGLSSITAAHSFKKSDNGSYQSPNLRRSLTTETDNPERYERFEHQNETQASSGISKNLGGGPWGQDSRGNMKETTNGSSSSSYSGSKTREERLLETVVTSGGVRLQPSRDTIQAFLVEASKLDAITLSHALESKLQSPMWQVRMKAVCVLESILRKKGDTHFSTVAIYFSENKDSVVGCSESPQASLREKANKVLSLLDGEQNVGVNHLSEKTSSLKDKAATVVQMPDLIDTSDADDSYRKDDYTEMQSDQSVADLMTPTTSLTDDLFGDSLMDVTSNQRKNDDNDLFAGVLFHTPEDGENVTDLFSGLTVDENQVTNDIHLTVNKSGSELLDIFGPNTEVLVEPISHKKGVNDIMSDLSTSNGKIPDNGQQHSFSEAFSHATRLSPHIQSSHPVPNDALNGLIGSQMVGMNPNAVFSLGPMQCGLSPNVMFNPAFASQPMNYGVMGNYIAQQQLLATMTNFQQLENLSAQGNVTLGRATGNSGDGGYSSPLPDIFHPNVPTQVQSTLVNNSKKEDSKAFDFISDHLSEARGAKRVI from the exons ATGGATTCAAGCAGAAGAGGTGTGGAATCTTACTGGAGATCTCGTATGATCGATGCTGCAACGTCCGACGAAGAAAAAGTCACTCCTGTCTACAAATTAGAGGAAATTTGTGAGCTTCTCCGATCTTCTCATTTCAGTATCGTGAAAGAAGTTTCTGAATTTATCTTGAAAAGGCTCGATCACAAGAGTCCTATTGTCAAACAGAAG GCTCTGAGGTTGATCAAATATGCGGTGGGAAAATCTGGTGTGGAGTTCAGGAGGGAAATGCAACGCCATTCAGTGGCAGTTCGGCAGTTGTTTCATTACAAGGGCCAGTCGGATCCATTGAAAGGGGATGCACTTAATAAGGCTGTCCGTGATACAGCTCATGAAGCGATATCAGCAATTTTCGCTGAAGAGGAGAGCAAACCAGCACAAGCAGAAGATCTTAATAAACGAATCCAAGGATTTGGGAATACAAACTTTGAGATGCCGTCAGAAGATAAGAAATCGTTTCTTAGCGAGGTTGTTGGCATTGGAAGTGCTTCTATCAAACAAGGACTGAGTAGCATCACTGCAGCGCATTCTTTTAAAAAGAGTGACAATGGGAGTTACCAGAGCCCAAATCTGCGAAGGTCACTGACAACAGAAACTGACAATCCAGAAAGATATGAGAGATTTGAACATCAAAATGAAACTCAGGCTTCTTCTGGAATCTCCAAAAACCTTGGTGGTGGACCATGGGGCCAGGATTCAAGAGGAAACATGAAGGAAACGACAAATGGGAGCTCCAGCTCAAGTTATTCAGGGAGCAAGACTCGCGAGGAGAGGCTGCTAGAGACTGTTGTTACATCTGGTGGTGTGCGCCTGCAACCAAGTCGTGACACCATCCAGGCTTTCCTTGTGGAGGCCTCAAAGTTGGATGCAATCACTTTGAGTCATGCTCTTGAATCAAAGCTTCAATCTCCTATGTGGCAG GTCCGTATGAAGGCTGTCTGTGTCCTTGAGTCAATTTTGAGGAAGAAAGGTGATACTCATTTTTCAACTGTAGCTATTTATTTTAGTGAAAACAAAGATTCTGTGGTGGGATGTTCTGAATCTCCCCAAGCTTCGCTGAGGGAGAAGGCAAACAAG GTCTTAAGCCTTCTGGATGGAGAGCAGAATGTCGGAGTTAATCATCTTTCAGAAAAGACCTCAAGCCTGAAAGACAAAGCTGCTACTGTTGTTCAGATGCCCGACTTAATAGACACTAGTGACGCAGATGATTCTTACAGGAAGGACGATTATACAGAAATGCAAAGTGATCAAAGTGTTGCAGATCTTATGACACCAACCACCTCTTTAACTGATGATCTGTTTGGAGATAGTCTGATGGACGTAACCTCCAACCAACGAAAAAATGATGACAACGACCTATTTGCAGGTGTCTTGTTTCACACACCTGAGGATGGAGAAAATGTCACCGACTTATTTTCAGGGTTGACGGTTGATGAAAACCAGGTTACTAATGATATCCATTTGACAGTAAATAAAAGTGGATCAGAACTATTGGATATTTTTGGTCCCAACACTGAAGTTCTGGTGGAACCAATAAGCCATAAAAAGGGTGTCAATGATATAATGTCTGATTTGTCTACTAGTAATGGAAAGATCCCAGATAACGGACAGCAACATAGTTTTTCTGAGGCATTTTCTCATGCTACCCGTTTAAGTCCACACATCCAATCAAGCCATCCAGTGCCAAATGATGCTTTAAATGGTTTAATTGGGTCTCAAATGGTTGGGATGAACCCAAATGCTGTGTTTTCACTGGGTCCTATGCAGTGTGGTTTGTCTCCAAATGTCATGTTCAACCCAGCTTTTGCTTCACAACCAATGAATTATGGTGTGATGGGAAATTATATTGCACAACAGCAGCTTTTAGCAACAATGACTAACTTCCAACAGCTTGAAAATTTGAGTGCGCAAGGAAATGTTACTCTAGGGCGTGCTACAGGCAACAGTGGGGATGGAGGGTATTCTTCACCCCTCCCAGATATTTTCCATCCGAATGTTCCAACTCAAGTTCAGAGTACATTGGTGAACaactcaaagaaagaagattCTAAAGCCTTCGATTTCATCTcg GATCATTTGTCAGAAGCTCGTGGTGCAAAGAGGGTAATTTAA